The Aeromonas veronii genome includes the window CCGCCCGGTACTCCAGCTCGACATGTCCCAGCGCCTTGAGGGTGGACTGGGCGGCATCCCGCTGGCTGATCGGGCTGTTGCCGTTCTCCAGCAGCACGGCGCGGCGCACCTGGCCGAGATCCTCACCGTTCAGGACCGCATGGGCGCAGGCCATCTGCATCGGCGGCAGGCTGGGGTTGAAGGCGGCGTTCTCCGCGTAGCGCCCGCAGAAGATGCGGCCGTCTGCAAATTGCAGCGCCACCGCGGCATAGCCCTGACTGTAGGGGGCGTAGCTCTGGCGGGCGGCCGCGAGGGCGGCTTGCCACAGGGGATCGTCGGTCTTCAGCACCAGCTCGTCGTGGGCCTGCGGGCTCATCAGGGCGTCGGTGATGTCGAGATCCGCCGGGCCGAAGGAGTGGGGCAGGAAGGATTGCAGCTCGCTCAAGTCGTCTGGCAGGGAGACTTTCAGGGTCTTGGCGGTACTCAGCTCGTTCATGAACTGGCGGCAGTGACCACAGGGGGTGTAGTTGACGGTGATCTCACTGATCCCGGTCTCGCCGCCGAGCCAGGCATTGGAGATGGCGGACTGCTCCGCATGGACCGAGTGGAACAGTCCCGGGCCCGCGAACTCCATGTTGGCGCCGAAATACCAGCTGCCGCTCAGGCCGCAGGCGATGGCGCCCACGAAGAATTTGGAGATGGGGGCGACCGAACA containing:
- the cdd gene encoding cytidine deaminase; translated protein: MHPRFAKPFDTLPAPLQAALRPMLDDQFAARFSPEQVATLKAATGLEDRALRLALLPLAAACSVAPISKFFVGAIACGLSGSWYFGANMEFAGPGLFHSVHAEQSAISNAWLGGETGISEITVNYTPCGHCRQFMNELSTAKTLKVSLPDDLSELQSFLPHSFGPADLDITDALMSPQAHDELVLKTDDPLWQAALAAARQSYAPYSQGYAAVALQFADGRIFCGRYAENAAFNPSLPPMQMACAHAVLNGEDLGQVRRAVLLENGNSPISQRDAAQSTLKALGHVELEYRAV